The sequence TTAAGCGGAAAGAGAATTTATAATGATTAGAGATTGAAATCTGATTACTTTGAGCGATGGGTTTTGATGGGGTTTACGTACCTCTTGCTATACCACTGATTTCTGAATTGAAGCATCCTATATTCTGTAAAgtttcaattttgaatttttgaaagaaATCTAAGAGTTGTGATTACGTTATAGAAACAAAGGGAAAACAATATCGCAATGCGtaactttgaaaaccataaggtgcctagaaaaagagaaaaaaaggttTGATATTTATAATGTTAAACACTTGAGGAATCTTGTTTATTTCCTTTTAAGAGTTTAATTCTCGGTGGCTGAGGTTGCTGTTTAGTTTTCGCTGATCGAACTGTTTCTAGAGCCTCGGACTTATTACTGAAGAGCGTTATGGCTACTTATAGTTTGCTGTTTAGTTAGCGTTGAACTGCTGTCTGTTGAAGCACAATGGCTGCTTATCGTATGGTGAATCATGGTGCTTTATAAGAAAGACATATATTCCATTCAGCAAAGAATGGGTTGATAGATTTTCGAACAAACTTATCGTTTGCATAGCCCTAGGGTCTGGCTGGGCTGCAATGCAGTGTAGTGGTAGTTCTCAGGAATCAATTGGTCCTTGCTTCGTGTCTTGcttattcataattatgaaatgATTGGTAGAGCTGCTGCTTATGGAAACATGTTGTGGGGGTGGAGCAGAGTAATGCATAAATGATGTAGgaacaattttttattgtgcATATTCAAGACCCACAATTCTTGCACCTAAACTTAAAACACAGCACAATACTTGTAAAAGCAGCCTATTTCACATAGTGTATGATGTCTCTGGCCAACTACCTACCATGTATGAAACCTTCTGGAAGTAGAACTAATAACTCAGGTACTCACAAACTTAGACACAGAGAGACATACATGCATGTAGTTTTTTATAAGGTGCATCCAAATCTTTGTGGAAAGTGACCCGTTATATGGGATAACTGAGATTACCTACTAAAtgtaacatttttttaaatttaaatactCAACATTTTTATATTTAGGGTTAATAGTAGTAGCAAATTCAGgacatttttttaacaaaggCATGGACAAAAACGTAAATCTAGAATGAAAGTTGTGACTTAATCTAAATGTTTGTGACCTAAACTAAATGAATACATTAAACTTAAGTGGTCCAAGCTATGAAGCACAGATACAGGTACAGGGACAGGGACGGCGCTACAATACGATTCGACTTTCAGAGCTCCTAAGAAAGACAAGGGCAAGAATGAAAGCAGAGCAGGTCAAACCCGCTGCGTATTGGAAGTAGCTGTTTCATGATTCGTGAGTCGACGCGAATCGGTGGAGAATCGGAAATGTCGCCGTACCCGGATGTGATGAATCACTGCTTCATATGGTCCAACTGAAAAAAAAGTGGCAACTACTGTTTTGTCCACAAAAGAAAGCAACTTAGTATTCAGTTGAAATTTTCTGTGTATTGGTTTGCCTATAAAAGAAACACATTTACCGCTGTaccattttcttttgttcttattgtattagttttcctatatagAAGATCTTCACTAGCTCAAATTGCTGGCTtgcttgttttattttattttatgcttCTTTTCTAAATCCAAATCCCCAGGTGCCAAGTGAAGGAGATGTTATGATGGTAAGTGCTGAAGAAAATGTTGTGTTACAAGGGAAGACcaaatggaagaagaagaagcaagtTACCACTCCTCGTCCTGCATGCTCATGGGTGTATTTTAGGTAACAATCAGTTTCTGTAACTTAAATTCCTTTCATATTACTGTATGCCTTCTTCTCCACATATTGATGGCAAATGTCGAAACCAACTTTTATAGTCGGGATTTCATCAAGGAATACAGCGCTTCCCATCCTGAATCCTCTGGCCTTAAAGCTGTGAGTCTCATTCTCTTTACTCTCCAAATGTTTGGCAGCGCCTAATCTACTTTCATAGtgcaattaaaatatatttagaaatcaTGACCTTTTATTTCAGGCCACGAAGGCAGCTTCAGATGCATGGAAGTCTATGAGCCTTgatgagaaagaaaaatacacaagGCGTGCTCGTGAAGTGTGGGATAACTACTTGAGTGCAGCTCCAACCCGCACCCCTAAGCCAAGAAAACAGgtatcttttgttttcttgtgaCAGTTGTTTATTTGTTCTTTGGACCGGCTGAATCTTTAGCTTTGACAATGCAGGCTACACTAGTCACAAGATGTTCTCCTGGCCGCTTATTCAATGTGATACAACGTCTGACAAATGAACAGAAGGCTGCAGTGAAAAGCATGGGATTTGGGAGCCTTCTTGACCTCAGATGCCGAACTCTCCGCCGCAGCTTGTGTCTTTGGCTCCTGGAGAGGTTTAACACTACACGACGTAGCTTGGAGATTTGTGGTGAGCGTATTCCTATAACACCAAAAAATGTGGAGCTTGTGATGGGATTAGCAGCTAGTGGGAAGGATGTGGTAAACTCAGGGTCTGATGACTTGATTGCGGATTTGCGGCACGGTTATGATGCTACAAATCATGGTATTTCAGTCAGACTCCTAGAGGAGAGGTTGGCAGAACCTGAAGCAGGAGAGGAATTTAAGAGATCGTTTGTCCTCTATGCACTGGGCACGCTTTTGTCCCCAACAGCAAGGCTGGATGTTAGCCCTTCATTCCTTCACTTTTTGACAAATATGGATGTTGTCCATCAGTACAATTGGGGGAAATTCTTACTTGACCGGCTAGTTTGCGAGGTATCTCGTTTTCGTCAAGGGAAGCAACGTGCGGTGGGTGGCTGTCTTTTGTTTCTCCAGGTAAAATACTCCTAAAATTGAATTCATCTTAGTTATTGGTACAAACCAAACAGTATTTTCTGAAATCTTATGTTTTCTCAGCTCTTTTATTATGAAAGCATCTCTGTTGAGGAGAATGGTGCATTGGCCCCTGCCCTTGTTCCATCCTTATCTTCATGGGGTGAGGACGAGATTACTGAAAGGGAGAAGCGGGAAAGAGAGCTTGGTGGCTATGGATGCGGGGAGGTACATTTACATTTGGAAAGTTTGATACAAAGCCATATATTGAGTTCTCAATGCTTGTTGCTCCTTTGCAGGTGGTGTGTAAGGAGAGGTGTCTTGATCTGGATTCTTGTGAGTTTATGGGCCAATTGGATCGGCCACCACCAGCATGCAGTACAATTCATGGGGTTGAGGATGATACTCTCCTTGAGCATAAGGAGAACAAGGTAATGATGGATAGATTATGCTTGTTGTCCAACAATGGGGTTGGGCATGATGCTCTCCTTGTTGGGCTTATTTTCCTTGGTTTGGTTGGTTGGTTAGCTGTGGTGATTGGTTTCTCCTTTCTCATGTCTGTCTTTTGGCTTTTTTGCATTAGCTGCTCTAGCAGGTAGGTTTGTTTTTTGCTACCCCTTTGTTGTTGTTCTTTTGTTCTTGCTTCCTGGGTTTGCCTTGTCCCCGAGTCTCTTAATGAATTCATGTACTTACCAAAATAAAAACTCTTTCTTCTGTTGTAATTGTTTACCAACATATCTTCCCTCGACAGATTATGAACCCGCAAAAACTCATACTTGTTTTTGGGACTGCCTCTTAATGAGGTTtctcattttcattttgttgttgCACCATCTGGTAATTCACTTATTAactgtacaacaacaacaaagccttaatCCCACTAAGCGTGGTCggttgtatgaatcctagaacggcACTGCGCTGGTTTTTGCGCCAAGTCTTCTCTTAGAACGCCACTGCGCTCAATTAATACTCTTATTAACTGTAGGGAAAGAAAATGACATAAATATTTACAATGTGCTTATGTAGAGCAGAATGGTGAAATTACTTAAGAGGAGGTCATAAATTCACTGCTTTTTCACTTATTCCTTACATATTCCATGTCTACTCTTGGATATGatgattttgtttgtttgtcatttttaagcttttgtagtattttcccagtgtgtgtgggatagagagggggaagctaaccaaatgtgggattccatggctagttgtattcgaaaagtagcaaaagaggtattaggagagtccaagggctttgccccacaccaaaaggaatcttggtggtggaatgaggtacaaacaaaggtgaaggctaagaaggaatgttgtaaagccttatacaaggataggaccgatgaaaatggtgaaaggtatagaaaagcgaagcaagaggcgaagaaagctgtgagagaagctaagttagcggcttatgacgatatgtataagcgactagataccaaagaaggagagttggatatctataaactagctagagcaagggaaaagaagacaagggacctaaaccaagtgaggtgcatcaaggatgaggatggaaaggttcttgctacagagaacgcggttaaagacagatggaaaggttattttcataatcttttcaatgaaggacatgaaaggagtgcttctttaggggagttgagtaactcagaagagtgtagaaactactctttttatcgtagaatccggaaggaagaagtggttgtagctttgaagaagatgaagcatagaaaagcagtaggcccagacgatataccaatcgaagtgtggaaagttttgggagagataggtataacatggctcactgaccttttcaataggattttgaaaacgaagaagatgccaaatgagtggcgaacgagcactttggtgcctatctacaagaataagggcgatgtacaaaattgcatgaactataggggtattaagctaatgagtcatacaatgaagctctgggagagactcattgagcatagattgaggcaagagacacgggtttcggacaaccaattcgggttcatgctagggcgctcaaccatggaggcaatcaagagacacgggtttcggacaaccaattcgggttcatgccagggcgctcaaccatggaggcaatctatctcttacgaagattgatggaaagatatagagatgagaaaaaggatttacacatggtctttatagatttggaaaaagcgtatgatagggtcccaagagacattctttggaggattttagagaagaaaggagtacgagtagcatatatccaagctatacaggatatgtatgaaggagcaaagactgccgtaagaactcatgaaggacaaaccgaaagctttcccataactgtaggattacatcaaggctcatccttaagtccttacctttttgcgttggtaatggatgagttaacaggacatattcaagatgatattccttggtgtatgcttttcgcagacgatatagtgttgatagatgaaactcaggaaggggtaaatgcaaagcttaacctttggagagacgtgttggaatctaaaggtcttcgcctaagccgatcaaagacagaatatatggagtgcaagttcagtgcaaatggaggccaaaacgagttaggggtgaggatcggagatcaagaaataccaaagagcgaccgttttcgttacctaggatctatcttgcaaaagaacggagaattagatggagatcttaaccatagaatacaagctggatggatgaagtggaagagtgcatccggcgtgttgtgtgaccgccgtatgccattgaagctcaagggaaaattttataggacggcaataaggccggcgatgctgtatggcacagaatgttgggcggtgaagcatcaacacgtacacaatgggtgtagcggagatgaggatgcttcgttggatgtgtgggcacacgagaaaggataagattaggaatgaggatatccggggtaaagtaggagtagccgaaattgaaggaaagatgagagaaaatcggttacggtggtttggacatgtgcaaagaaggcctactgacgctccgattagaagatgcgactatgggacagaggttcagggccgaaggggtagaggaagacctaggaaaactttggaagagaccctaagaaaagacttagagtacttggatctaacgaaggacatgaaacaggacagaacacaatggcgttctaagattcatatagccgatcccactcagtgacttggattttccaagtctccaaccgagaagttttcctcactcgggaaattaagggaacactacctcaacctacatgctccactcacaaaacttcaacatacaagcttcaacaaaagaaaattcaaagaacttagcgaagaaggctttggtgtatttaacacaatacgttgaaatgaaggaaagcttatttattgatatccccgataagttacaaatatgtacatatacttgagtcaaaataaacaaacaagagggagccttcacaaaggttgcttaggagaagtctcagcagtcggtagagccccagaaagagaaggcaccggagggggatcattcggagcctcagtactggacagaaccctagaaggaggagacatcagaggttgatcatttggagcttcattacgcggtacagccccagaagacgaaggcaataaatgcctttggaataaacccacaaatctctgacgatcaagtaaaacctgaccatcagattccttcatctggtcaagcttcctcttcatgtttgtagcatagtcatgtgcgagccggtgcaactgttta is a genomic window of Malus domestica chromosome 09, GDT2T_hap1 containing:
- the LOC103429377 gene encoding uncharacterized protein isoform X1 — its product is MRPRKALLVPSEGDVMMVSAEENVVLQGKTKWKKKKQVTTPRPACSWVYFSRDFIKEYSASHPESSGLKAATKAASDAWKSMSLDEKEKYTRRAREVWDNYLSAAPTRTPKPRKQATLVTRCSPGRLFNVIQRLTNEQKAAVKSMGFGSLLDLRCRTLRRSLCLWLLERFNTTRRSLEICGERIPITPKNVELVMGLAASGKDVVNSGSDDLIADLRHGYDATNHGISVRLLEERLAEPEAGEEFKRSFVLYALGTLLSPTARLDVSPSFLHFLTNMDVVHQYNWGKFLLDRLVCEVSRFRQGKQRAVGGCLLFLQLFYYESISVEENGALAPALVPSLSSWGEDEITEREKRERELGGYGCGEVVCKERCLDLDSCEFMGQLDRPPPACSTIHGVEDDTLLEHKENKENMLVFVGNKDSVCGDIELVVESVRTPCRNREYGCEEIVDYMKNIDHEETCIYAPCPCPLPDCSFVSSFEQLSLHFSSKHWDSGRRFRYNTPLAVSLGINEQFLVLQAEEDGALFLLNKGTESIGNTIMITSIRPISSGERFAYDLVSIRGSSSLRLKSVAENFPGRVEGFHPMDFLLVPFCFLTAAGQLNLDVCIQNSSELGAYVLD
- the LOC103429377 gene encoding uncharacterized protein isoform X3; this translates as MRPRKALLVPSEGDVMMVSAEENVVLQGKTKWKKKKQVTTPRPACSWVYFSRDFIKEYSASHPESSGLKAATKAASDAWKSMSLDEKEKYTRRAREVWDNYLSAAPTRTPKPRKQATLVTRCSPGRLFNVIQRLTNEQKAAVKSMGFGSLLDLRCRTLRRSLCLWLLERFNTTRRSLEICGERIPITPKNVELVMGLAASGKDVVNSGSDDLIADLRHGYDATNHGISVRLLEERLAEPEAGEEFKRSFVLYALGTLLSPTARLDVSPSFLHFLTNMDVVHQYNWGKFLLDRLVCEVSRFRQGKQRAVGGCLLFLQLFYYESISVEENGALAPALVPSLSSWGEDEITEREKRERELGGYGCGEVVCKERCLDLDSCEFMGQLDRPPPACSTIHGVEDDTLLEHKENKGKKMT
- the LOC103429377 gene encoding uncharacterized protein isoform X2, encoding MMVSAEENVVLQGKTKWKKKKQVTTPRPACSWVYFSRDFIKEYSASHPESSGLKAATKAASDAWKSMSLDEKEKYTRRAREVWDNYLSAAPTRTPKPRKQATLVTRCSPGRLFNVIQRLTNEQKAAVKSMGFGSLLDLRCRTLRRSLCLWLLERFNTTRRSLEICGERIPITPKNVELVMGLAASGKDVVNSGSDDLIADLRHGYDATNHGISVRLLEERLAEPEAGEEFKRSFVLYALGTLLSPTARLDVSPSFLHFLTNMDVVHQYNWGKFLLDRLVCEVSRFRQGKQRAVGGCLLFLQLFYYESISVEENGALAPALVPSLSSWGEDEITEREKRERELGGYGCGEVVCKERCLDLDSCEFMGQLDRPPPACSTIHGVEDDTLLEHKENKENMLVFVGNKDSVCGDIELVVESVRTPCRNREYGCEEIVDYMKNIDHEETCIYAPCPCPLPDCSFVSSFEQLSLHFSSKHWDSGRRFRYNTPLAVSLGINEQFLVLQAEEDGALFLLNKGTESIGNTIMITSIRPISSGERFAYDLVSIRGSSSLRLKSVAENFPGRVEGFHPMDFLLVPFCFLTAAGQLNLDVCIQNSSELGAYVLD